The sequence below is a genomic window from Nitrososphaerota archaeon.
ATACAGGAATGTTGTTTGTTTTTGAAAATGAGGGGAATTACCCTTTTTGGATGATGAATATGAGATTTAATCTTGATATAATATGGATAAATTCTAATGGTAAAATTGTTTTTATTACAGAAAACATGGTTCCATGTGGATTTGACTGTAAGGTAATCGATCCTAAAACTAATGCTAAATATGTGCTCGAAGTTAATGCAGGTTTTGTTCGTAAATATGGAATCAAACAGAATTCCGACGTTCGTATTATTCTACCTAAATCATGAATTACAATTAAGAAGGTTTAATTGCTTCAGTAATCAGACTATAGATTATGAGTTTGTCTACAAAAAAATTTAGAACCACTACTGAAGAGGTTGAATATGTCCTATCTAAATATCCCGAAGCTAGAAATAATGATTTTGTCTTACAATGGTTCTGGTTGAAGGAAGTTGTTGGTCTTAATATGCCTGATATTCCTTGGCAGAAATTTCAGCAATTAGCAGGTAAACTTGGAACTATTAGACGAACTAGACAGAAAATTCAAGGCATAAACAAATATTTACCAAGTGATAAGAGGGTTTTAGAAAGAAGAAAACGTTGGAGAATGATAAGGATGCGCAGTAATCAGTTTTCTGGAGTTTCAGTTGTCAGAGAATAAAATTTTGGTTTTTTTCTGAAATAATTATGTTATAATATATTTAACTACTATTGCCCTACCTAACTGTGTTATTATGTGATATCACTGAATAATCATTTATTAGATCTTTAAATGGAGAACAATAGAAGATGTGATGTCAATTGGTGTATTGAATATGGTAAGGTTTTGTGTCCTAAAATAATTATTCGGAAAAATATACTGGTAATTAGAAAGGGAGATATTTGTGGGATTTTTAGGTGTTATTTAGGGTATCTTAAAAAGAACTTAATTTACAACCTTAGAGTTTTAAAAAATTACTTTAGTTTTATTGGAGTTAGTGAAGTTTTAGAGGATGTATATGAATTTAAAATCATTGTTGTTTCCAATGGTGAACTAAGTTGAAATTACAAAAAGTTCTTACGGAGATCTTTTCTAACGGTTATCAAATACAACCAGATGCTTTTGAATTACTTGAGAGTGTTAGCAAAGAGAACGATGTTGTAGAACTTGTGAAAACTATTATTAATAATAAAAAAACCGAAACTAGAATCATAACAAAAGATGATATTGAGAAATCTCTTGATCGGTCATCTCAGAAAGAAACATTGGAGGTAGAGAAACTTGATTGTAATGTTAGTATTATATCGAAGCAGGTTAATGAAAATCTTGTTGAAGGTATAGATGGTTATCATTTACTATTCAGTAGTAGATTCAATAAACTCATGAATATAGTTAAACAGCGCAAAGATTCTTCACAAATACAGAAGATTTCATCGCTTAATCCTAATATAAACAAATCTGTAAAAATTGCTGGTTTTATAATGGACAGGCGGATTAAGAGAGGTAAATCTGAAATTGTTATTGATGATGATACAGGTAAAATAATTGCTTCCGCTATCGATGGTAGTGTAGAAAGGAAGTTTTCGGAATTACTGTTTGATCAATTAGTTGTAGCTGAAATTATGGTTGGTAAACAAACTCAGTTTTTTATTAAGAATATTTATTCACCTGATGTAGCCGATAGAGTTGCAAGCACGTCCAAGAAAAACTCTTATGTAATATTTACTTCTGATTTACATTTAGGTTCGGAAAAATTTTTGGCTGACCCTTTCGAAAGGTTTCTTGATTGGGTATCAGGCAAAACTGGAGATTCAGATATAGTAAAAAGAATTATCTGTGTGATTTTTGCTGGTGATTTGTTAGATAGTTCTGTTCAATATGTTGCATCTGAACAATATAGAGTTCTGTCAAGATATTTGCGAGTTCTACCTGACCATATAAAAATAATTCTGCTACCAGGGGAGCATGATGTAACTAGACGTGCTTTACCACAACATGCTATACCTAAACGTTTTACGAGTGAGCTATATAATATGAAAAATGTGATTATGTTAAGTAACCCTAGTCAGTTTATTATTAATGGAGTGAATATAATTTCATATCATGGTAATGGTTTGGATGATGTGATATCTAATGTATCGAATTTGACGGTTTCAAAACCCGCTCAAGCTATGAAAGTTCTATTACGGTCACGTCATCTTGCACCATATTATGGTGGTACTACCTTAGTTGCACCAGAAGTTGAGGATAGTTTAGTTATAGAGCAAGTTCCTGATGTATTTCATGCAGGACATTTACATGTGCTCGATTTTGATACTTATAGAGGTTCAGTTATTCTTAATTCAGGTACTTGGCAAGCACAAACACCGTTTCAAAAAATAGTTGGTATTGAACCAACGCCAGGTATAATTCCAATCTTAAATTTAGCTAATCTTGATATCGTGACAATGAAATTCACTTAAACTGTTTTTGTTAAGTTATTTAGCATTGAATCTTCATTGATAATAGTGTTAATAATTGTATTTGTAACTAAACTAGTAATCTTTTTCGTTCTTCCATGTCTACCTTTATTTATAATGTTTGTTGAAATTAAACCTAGCAGATCTAATTCGTTTAATAAACCACTGATACGTCTTTGTGTTAAGGGTTCTATACCTATATTTTTACATAAATTTACATATTTGGAATAAACTTCACCTGTAGAATTTATTTCGTTTAACAGTGAAATACTGAGAAGGGTTATTTTTTCATGTAGAGGAAGCAATCTTATAGCTTCAGTAACTCTGTCTTGGTCGACTTTTTTAATTGCTAATCGAACATGGTTTTCATCCACTTGTTTTGCTCCTTCTCTTTCTGCAAGTTCACCAGCTACACGTAATAGATCAACAGCTCTTCTTGCATCTCCATGTTCCGTTCCTGCCAGTGCGGCACATAGATTAATTGATGCCGAGGTTATACTATTTTCGATAAATGCTTCTTTTGCTCTTTCACTAAGTATTTCTCTAAGTTGTTCTACTGTATATGGTGGGAATACTATTTCTTCTTCGCTTAGGCTACTCAGCACCCGTGGATCTAAAAACTCTTTGAATTGTAAATCGTTTGATATACCGATTAATGATAAAAAACCATTGTTGGTTTGTTCACTACTTCTTGTTAGCAGGTATAAAATATCGTCTGACGAATGTTTGGTTAGGTAATCAATTTCATCTATAATGAATATTATCATTAAACTGTCTTCGGAAATTTTGTTAAGTATTCTGTTAAGTACTTCACTAAGAGGTAGTCCTGTGAATGGTATTTTAATGTTGAGTGATTGTGCCAAGTCTGTTAAAACTCTGTATTCGCTTCCAGCTAATCTTGCATTTGAGTATGCTACATTGGTCTTTTTGTTATGGGTTTTTGCTGTGAATTGGAATTTTTGAAGAACGTATTTTGCTGTAGCTGTTTTTCCAGTGCCTGTTTTGCCATATAAGAGTAAATTAGAGCATTTGGAATTATGGAGCACCGGAGATAGTATTGCTGCTATATCGGTTATTTGCTTTTCTCTAAAAGGTAAATTTTGCGGAATGTAGTCAAATCGAAGGATATTTTTGTTTTTGAATATACTTTTACCTGATAAAGCTTTATTGAATATATCTGTTATTGAATCATTAGTGTTTCTAGGAATAGTTTCTACCTCCGAGTAATTATACGGTCATGCACGGGCCGTATTTCCACTGGAGGTTAATTTAGATTCTTGTATATTATATATAATTATATATTTATACCGATCTTGTTTGTTCATGTTTAGAAATATCTAGATAGGTAGAAACAAGTTGACCTTCTAGCTAATTTATTGTTGTAAGCCTTCCTAGCCAAAAGTAGGTAGAACCATAAATTATATTTCCAGTGGAAAACTGGCCTTGGTCAGATTGATAGACTTCTACAGAATCATTTCTATTTTTAACCCCTCTATTTCCACTGGAGTTCTAAATTAACCAATAACAACTGTTAATTGACAATTAAAGACCCCTTTATTTCCACTGAAGAAAAAAAATACGTTATTCCAAATAATTATTTGTGTTATTGTGAATCATAACTAAAAGGAACATTAATTTAACAACTCTGTTCACTAATTCACACCTTCACAACTTATACACACTAAACTACATTCAAAGTTAAGTGCACTAAATGCCTAATCGCAAGATGAAAATCGAGTTTAGTGATGAAGATGGAAGTAAATACACCATATCATTAGAGGGTAAACCATCAAAAAATAAATTAGATAAACTAATATCAATAATTGATGAATTAGATAACGCGAACACTATAACACCGATATTTACTTTAGATACAACATACAACAAAACACTAAAACTCATTGAAGATAAATATCCTCTAGGTAGCTTTACATCAAATGATATTTTAGAAGTTTTTGAGGATGAATATAAAACACCTATTAAACTAAGCACTGTATCAACATATCTTACAAGACTACTGCAAAAAGGTCATTTAAAAAGAGAACGTATTGGCAATACATGGGTTTACAAAATGGTTAGAATACATTTACAGCAGTAACCTCTTACCTAAATCAGTTATCGTATACAGAAATGGTTTTTTATTTTCATCCCTATTTATATATCCACAATCAAACATAATCTTCATAACCCTAGCTACATGCTCTCTAGATCTACCCAAACTTTTCTGGACTTCTATTGATGATTTTGGACCAGTTTGCAGCAATTTTAACATGTCAAACTCAAACTCAGTGATATCATGATGATGTTTACTAACAGGCCTACCAATAACATCACTGGCAACATTATCGATGTTATCCGGTATCACATTCTTTTTACTAACACTATATTTTACCTCCATAACATCAACTCTGTAAAGCAAATCAAGAATCTTCTCATTATACCAATCTATTTTTCTATCTATAGAATCTACAACAGATTTTACTAAATCATTTGCATTACGATATTCATTAATTAATCTCCGTACAATTAGACTATATCTAAGTAAAATATACATAACAATTATAGCAAAGACAATTTCGAAAACCACGACATAATCTATTACCATAACAGCATCTAGAAATATCACGAATATAAATAATATCACAAACTTGTTAATTTATCACACATTAGATCTATTAACACTATAATCTGATTTACATCACTGTTTGCCTTAGTATCTTTCAATCCTTCAAACAACTCAATAATTTTAACAAACCTAATCATAAAATTATTATCCACTATACCTAAATAACTAAGTACCAATAATGAGTAAATTGATTCCTTTAAATTACCTTTTGCTTGTTTCAATGTCCTAATGAAAGACCCCTTTGTAATTTTAGAGTTATCTCGAGCCACCAACATTTGTTGTAATTTACCATTCATTCTTTGTACCGCTACATAACTAACCAGTGTATCTAATTGAGTAATGGTAATACTAGAATTCTGTATCAATGTTAGCAGTAATCGATCATTCTCTATAAGTTTCTTTAGCATGTTTAGCCAGTTATACATATTCGTATAACTTTTTCGTAGCTAACAAACTACTATTTCCTATAGTTTAGGGATATATAATAAATTTAAATTTACCTTTATATCAATAATAAGCAATTTTTACAAAAACTATTTAGCAAGTATTTATCATACCTACATAAAGGGTTCGTATGGGCCGAAGAAAGCGACGTGTGATCAGAACCATAAAGAAAGTATTACCCAAAGTATTCGCATGTCCTAGATGTGGGATGATATCTGTTAGAGTGATTTCAAATGAGAGTAACATAGTTAAAATTGCATGTGGTAGTTGTAATTTGAGTCTTCAATATGATCTTACAGTTAAGAAAGAAACGGTTGATGTATATAATGAGTTCGTTGACCGATTTATGAGAAGTGGTGTATCATTCTGAATATTGGACCAATAGAAAAAAATATAATGTTATCTAGGAAAAAAAAACCATTATGGTTCGCACTAATTGATTCGGAAAACCTCAGCGAAAAAAAAGCAATTTTAATAGCAAAAACAGTCCAAAGGAATTTCGCTGACGCAATACTCGTTGGTGGATCTACAATAACTGATCAAACAGAACTGGACAAAATTATAAAAGCAATAAAGAGATCTGTCAGATTACCTGTAATATTGTTCCCCGGTAATATCACTGGAATATCACAATTTGCTGACGCAATACTATTTACATCACTTCTAAATTCGGACAACCCGTATTTTATAACACAAGCTCAGGTTCTCGGTTCATTATCGGTAAAAAAATACAACCTTGAAGCAATTCCTACGGGATATATCATAATTGGCGATGGTGGAACTACAGGTTTCATAGGAAGAGCCCGAGGACTTCCGCCAGACAAACCTCAAATCGCTGCAATGTACTCGTTAGCCGCTAATTATATGGGTATGAGATTCATATATTTAGAAGCTGGTTCGGGAGCAACATCACACATATCACCTGATATTATCAAAACTACAAAAAAAATTTCCAAGTGTTTCCTGATTGTAGGTGGAGGAATAAAAAATGCTGATACTGCCAAGACAATCATAGAAGCAGGCGCCGACGCAATTGTAATAGGAACTTTACTAGAAAAAGAGCATTACAAACAACTTTCATCAATAATAAAATCAATACATAAATGAATCATTTATCACTTCCTGAAGCATATCTATCAATCATAGACAAATATCACAAATTCTACGATGGGCAAAAATTCTACAATCTACAAATATTGAGAACATTAGAAGCAATTCATACTTTAGCAGACATGTGTAAAAACCAAGGGAAAGATCCTACACTAAAGCCAGAATCAACATTCACATTAGATACAGCCCATAGAATAGATAGAATGCTCAATACTCCTATAGCTGAAAGACTGCGAGAATTACTTAATAAATACCAATCTGAACAAACAGCTGTTATAATAGCAGATGAAATAGCCACGGGTAAATTCGGGTTTTTAGAGCCTATTCAGGCATTAAATCTTGGAGTGCGAGTAAGCTTAGCTATAGCTACAGAAGGATTAAACATAGCACCCTTACAAGGAATATCTACAGTAAAAATAAAACTAAATGAAGATAATAGCAAATATGCGTCAATTTCATTTAGTCCATTAATTAGACTTGTTGAAAATACTAGCGCAGCATTTTCTCTAATAATAGCTGACAGAATAAGAAAAACGGTTGGTCTGGAGAAATACCGTCCAAACGCTTGGAACGATGATGAAATAGGAAGAATGATAGAAGAACTTAGAATTTACGAAAAAAACTTCACAGATCTAGAATTCCATGTGAGCGATAGCGACATACAAAAAACAATAGAACACATACCAGTTGAGATAGATGGAATTGACACAAGTCCACTAGAAGTTATAGTTAATAGAGCAATGAAAAGAATTGAAACTAACCACATAAGAGGAGGCGCACTAAGAGTTTTAAACGATGGTATAATTGGAAGAGCAAAAAAACTCGACAAACTGTTAGACAGATTGGGTATTACGGATTGGAATTGGTTATTAGATCTTGAAGGTGGTAAGTTAAATACTACCACAGAGTATAACACCAATTTAAGTTTTGGAGATATTATTTCAGGGAGACCAATACTATCTAAGACAAACCAAATAGGCGGCTTTCGTTTAAGATATGGAAGAGCTCCTAATACAGGGATATCCACCGTTGGAATTAACCCTATAACTGCAGAATTACTAGATTACCCTGTAACAGTGGGAACTCAAATAAAAATTAGTGCCCCCAGGAAAAACACAACAGTAGGTTTTGTAGATTCAATTGACGGACCAATAATTCGATTAAAAAACGGTTCAGTTATGGCAGTTACAAATACCGAAGAACTAACAATAAACAAGGATAACATTGAGAAAGTTCTCTTCTTAGGAGACATCTTAATCAGTTTAAGCGATTTTACAGAAAGAAATTTAGAAATACCTCCATCAGGTTACACAGAAGAGATATGGGCTGAGGAATTACGAATAAAAACAGAAAGCGTAAATCTAAACTCACTACCAATTTCAACTAAACGAATAATAGAATTACAAAATAACCCCTTCCAAATAATACCAACCCTAGACGAGGCGATTATTTTGGCAAGGTCACTTAATATAGGATTACATCCAAAATATACATTTTACTGGGATTTAGTAACACCATCAGAGGTTCTAATTCTAAGGAAAAAACTAAAATTTCACGATGAAATATTAACAGCAAGTCAAGATAGTGAAGATTTTAAAGATCTTAAATCTCTCATCGAAAAAATTGGCATACCACATACAATTAATTCTAACACAATTATCATTAACGCTGAAACAACAAAAATAATCAAACTAGTACTTGCGCTAAACAATAAAGTACAAATACCAGCGGAATGGACAAATACATGCGATTTCATTTCTAAATTGTCATCTCTTCAAATAAGGAATAAAACATCAGTTTTTACTGGAGTTAGAGTAGGCAAATACGAAAAAGCAACACCTAAAAAAACAAAACCACAGATTAATATTATTTTCCCATCAGGAAACACAAATGGAACAAGTCGTGACATCACACTAAAAACAGAATACATCACAACAGAGTTGGCTAACTTGTTTTGCTCAAAATGCAATTACGAAACCTACACAGCCAAATGCCCAAAATGTAATTCCGATACAATAATAAGACCATATTGTATGAACTGCAAAAAATTAATTCTAGCAGAAATTTGTCCTACCTGCAAAAGCTCAGGGTATCCATACTCTGAAAAAACCTTTCCCTTAAAACAAAAACTCACAGAGGCTATACACAAAGTCCATTTTAGACCTAATATCCCTCTTAAAGGGGTTACAAATCTAATAAATTCAACACGACTACCAGAACCTCTTGAAAAGGGTATTTTACGCCTGAAACACGGATTATTCGTATATAAAGATGGGACAACTAGATTTGATGTAACAAACGCGCCACTAACACACTGCACACCAGAAATGATTAATGTTGATATCGAAACTTTACATAGACTTGGCTACGAGTGTGATATATACGAAAATCCGTTAAGCAATGAAAAACAAACATTTGAATTGTTAACACAAGATGTTGTAATTCCAGAAGAAGCCGCAGATTTCCTATTCAAAACGGCAAACTTCATAGACGATCTGCTCGTTCACATATACGATCAGAAGGCATTTTACAAATTGAAAACAAAAAACGACATTATAGGACATTTAATACTTGGATTGGCACCTCAAACATCAGCAGGTGTAATAGGACGCATAATAGGAATCACAAAATCATATGTTATATTCGCACACCCCTTCTGGCATTTATCAAAACGGAGAGACTGTAGCGGTGACTCCGATTCAATAATATTATTGCTTGACGCATTACTGAATTTCTCTAAAGACTATTTACAACCTCAAATTGGAGCACTAATTGATACACCGCTGTTAATACAATGCGTCGTAATTCCTACCGAAAAACAAAAACAAATTCATATTTTCGACACATTAGCAAAATATTCAGGTGAAATATACAATTCAAAGAAATCAAAAACAGACACATCACAGATGACTTTTAAAAACAAGATTAACCAAGAAGGATACAGTTTCAGTTACACACATCCAACATCAAACATATCATTCGGACCGTCAAGCAACAACTACGCATCAAAAAATACGTTAATAGATAAGTTAGAAAATCAAATACAACTAGCTAAAAAAATAACCGCGGTAGACCCAAAAGACGTAGTAACAACAATACTTCAAACACATCTATTACCAGATATAGCTGGAAACATAAAGGCATACACAACCCAAACTTTCCAATGCAACTCATGTGGTTTCCAATATAGACGTCTACCTATAAGAGGAGACTGTCTTGAATGCGGAGAAAAACTACAAGCCACTGTTACCAAAGGTAAAGTAGAGAAATATTTCAAATTAGCCATTAAATTATCCAATCAATTCGATATTGATCAACAAACAAAAACCAGATTGGAAATCATAACTAACGAGTTAAGGACGCTCTTTAAAACGGAATCGACTCAATCAGACCTGATTAGTTTCTTACAATAACTATACTCCACCAGACTGGAAACTAAACCACGAAAAATAGGTTTTGAAGGAATAACATTTACCATTATACCATTTCTTTTCAATTCCTTTTCAGTGGTTGATCCAATAGCAGCAATCACAATTCGATTAAGTTTAGAAATCAACTCCCATTTATCAAAAAGGCTACACATCAACACTAGAAAATTTTCCACAGTATAAGGACTCGTAAATATTATCGCCCAGATTTTCTGCTCTAAAAACTGTTCAGCAACATATTGCAGTGGTATTATTTTAGGCATTACAGTCTCGTAAACATGGTATTCATGAACAATAGCACACATTTTTTCTAAATCTTTTCTAAAAAGGTTGGTTGCCGAAGCAGTTCTGACGACATATATCATTTTACCACTAATATCTTTAGATAAGAATTCATCAATAATTCCATTAGCATTTGGTTTTACAGGAATAACATCAACAGCAACGTCAAACTGTTTCAGGTATGTAGCAGTTTTCTCACCAACAGCAACAATGAGTGACTTTTTCAAGGATTTAGCTAAAATTGAAATAGAAGAGAACTTTCGAGCGTTAGAAAAAAGAGATTTTACACCATTAGCACTTAGGAAAACAACATAATCTACTCTACCATTAAGTAGATGATCCAGAAATCTATTAAATTCAAACTTGTTAAACAATGTCCTAATTCTAACCGTAGGAAAAAGGATAGGCTCCCCACCAAGCGATTTAATCTCATTAATGGATTCTTTAGACTGGTTCTTTGGACGTGTGAGTAGAATTCTTTTACCACTCAAGGGTTTTTCTACTTGAACCATGTCAATTCTTTCCCTAACGAAACAACTTTCCCAACAACTATCACTGCTGGAGCATTAACTTTTACTTTACTCACTCTTTCCACGATATCATCAAGAGTCCCAAATACCACTCTTTGCCTTCTAGTAGTTCCCCACTCTATTACCGCTACATCTGTTTTAGGATTCTTCTTAGAACTAATCTGCCTGATTATTTCTGCTAGATTAGACACACCCATCAATATAACAAGCGTATCAACAACAGGACTAATCTTTCTTAAATCAACATTCGATTTTCCCCTCCCACTAGTACCAGTAACCACTCCTATAGACGATGCAAAATTTCTATGTGTAATTGGTATTCCTGCATAGGCTGGAACCGCAAATACCGAGGTAACCCCAGGTACAACCTCAAATACAATACCATGTTTTCTCAGATATTGAACTTCCTCCCCACCACGACCAAATACAAATGGGTCTCCGCCCTTCAATCTAACAACAACCTTTCCACTCTTTACCTTTTCAAGCATTATATCATTTATTCGGGATTGGATTTTACCAACATGACCTTCTTCTTTACCCACACGAATTTTAATCGTGTTTTTTGGTACCAACCTAATAACTTCATCACTGACAAGCCTATCGTATAAGACAACATCCGCTTTTTTCAGAATCCCTAGTCCTTTAACGGTTAGAAGGCCCGAGTCACCAGGTCCAGCACCAACTAAGTAGACCTTACCAATTGATTTTTGCTTTCTGCCACTCATCTATAATATCAGATATCCCGGCTCTTGAT
It includes:
- a CDS encoding DUF192 domain-containing protein, translating into MISLKRGFLVISIVFIISLVIFFLIPIQESNTYVEVNGVRINIEIADNFETRAKGLMFRRELQENTGMLFVFENEGNYPFWMMNMRFNLDIIWINSNGKIVFITENMVPCGFDCKVIDPKTNAKYVLEVNAGFVRKYGIKQNSDVRIILPKS
- a CDS encoding DNA polymerase II small subunit, whose amino-acid sequence is MKLQKVLTEIFSNGYQIQPDAFELLESVSKENDVVELVKTIINNKKTETRIITKDDIEKSLDRSSQKETLEVEKLDCNVSIISKQVNENLVEGIDGYHLLFSSRFNKLMNIVKQRKDSSQIQKISSLNPNINKSVKIAGFIMDRRIKRGKSEIVIDDDTGKIIASAIDGSVERKFSELLFDQLVVAEIMVGKQTQFFIKNIYSPDVADRVASTSKKNSYVIFTSDLHLGSEKFLADPFERFLDWVSGKTGDSDIVKRIICVIFAGDLLDSSVQYVASEQYRVLSRYLRVLPDHIKIILLPGEHDVTRRALPQHAIPKRFTSELYNMKNVIMLSNPSQFIINGVNIISYHGNGLDDVISNVSNLTVSKPAQAMKVLLRSRHLAPYYGGTTLVAPEVEDSLVIEQVPDVFHAGHLHVLDFDTYRGSVILNSGTWQAQTPFQKIVGIEPTPGIIPILNLANLDIVTMKFT
- a CDS encoding AAA family ATPase, which translates into the protein MPRNTNDSITDIFNKALSGKSIFKNKNILRFDYIPQNLPFREKQITDIAAILSPVLHNSKCSNLLLYGKTGTGKTATAKYVLQKFQFTAKTHNKKTNVAYSNARLAGSEYRVLTDLAQSLNIKIPFTGLPLSEVLNRILNKISEDSLMIIFIIDEIDYLTKHSSDDILYLLTRSSEQTNNGFLSLIGISNDLQFKEFLDPRVLSSLSEEEIVFPPYTVEQLREILSERAKEAFIENSITSASINLCAALAGTEHGDARRAVDLLRVAGELAEREGAKQVDENHVRLAIKKVDQDRVTEAIRLLPLHEKITLLSISLLNEINSTGEVYSKYVNLCKNIGIEPLTQRRISGLLNELDLLGLISTNIINKGRHGRTKKITSLVTNTIINTIINEDSMLNNLTKTV
- a CDS encoding BlaI/MecI/CopY family transcriptional regulator, whose protein sequence is MPNRKMKIEFSDEDGSKYTISLEGKPSKNKLDKLISIIDELDNANTITPIFTLDTTYNKTLKLIEDKYPLGSFTSNDILEVFEDEYKTPIKLSTVSTYLTRLLQKGHLKRERIGNTWVYKMVRIHLQQ
- a CDS encoding geranylgeranylglyceryl/heptaprenylglyceryl phosphate synthase; protein product: MLSRKKKPLWFALIDSENLSEKKAILIAKTVQRNFADAILVGGSTITDQTELDKIIKAIKRSVRLPVILFPGNITGISQFADAILFTSLLNSDNPYFITQAQVLGSLSVKKYNLEAIPTGYIIIGDGGTTGFIGRARGLPPDKPQIAAMYSLAANYMGMRFIYLEAGSGATSHISPDIIKTTKKISKCFLIVGGGIKNADTAKTIIEAGADAIVIGTLLEKEHYKQLSSIIKSIHK
- the polC gene encoding DNA polymerase II large subunit, with protein sequence MNHLSLPEAYLSIIDKYHKFYDGQKFYNLQILRTLEAIHTLADMCKNQGKDPTLKPESTFTLDTAHRIDRMLNTPIAERLRELLNKYQSEQTAVIIADEIATGKFGFLEPIQALNLGVRVSLAIATEGLNIAPLQGISTVKIKLNEDNSKYASISFSPLIRLVENTSAAFSLIIADRIRKTVGLEKYRPNAWNDDEIGRMIEELRIYEKNFTDLEFHVSDSDIQKTIEHIPVEIDGIDTSPLEVIVNRAMKRIETNHIRGGALRVLNDGIIGRAKKLDKLLDRLGITDWNWLLDLEGGKLNTTTEYNTNLSFGDIISGRPILSKTNQIGGFRLRYGRAPNTGISTVGINPITAELLDYPVTVGTQIKISAPRKNTTVGFVDSIDGPIIRLKNGSVMAVTNTEELTINKDNIEKVLFLGDILISLSDFTERNLEIPPSGYTEEIWAEELRIKTESVNLNSLPISTKRIIELQNNPFQIIPTLDEAIILARSLNIGLHPKYTFYWDLVTPSEVLILRKKLKFHDEILTASQDSEDFKDLKSLIEKIGIPHTINSNTIIINAETTKIIKLVLALNNKVQIPAEWTNTCDFISKLSSLQIRNKTSVFTGVRVGKYEKATPKKTKPQINIIFPSGNTNGTSRDITLKTEYITTELANLFCSKCNYETYTAKCPKCNSDTIIRPYCMNCKKLILAEICPTCKSSGYPYSEKTFPLKQKLTEAIHKVHFRPNIPLKGVTNLINSTRLPEPLEKGILRLKHGLFVYKDGTTRFDVTNAPLTHCTPEMINVDIETLHRLGYECDIYENPLSNEKQTFELLTQDVVIPEEAADFLFKTANFIDDLLVHIYDQKAFYKLKTKNDIIGHLILGLAPQTSAGVIGRIIGITKSYVIFAHPFWHLSKRRDCSGDSDSIILLLDALLNFSKDYLQPQIGALIDTPLLIQCVVIPTEKQKQIHIFDTLAKYSGEIYNSKKSKTDTSQMTFKNKINQEGYSFSYTHPTSNISFGPSSNNYASKNTLIDKLENQIQLAKKITAVDPKDVVTTILQTHLLPDIAGNIKAYTTQTFQCNSCGFQYRRLPIRGDCLECGEKLQATVTKGKVEKYFKLAIKLSNQFDIDQQTKTRLEIITNELRTLFKTESTQSDLISFLQ
- a CDS encoding uroporphyrinogen-III synthase, which produces MVQVEKPLSGKRILLTRPKNQSKESINEIKSLGGEPILFPTVRIRTLFNKFEFNRFLDHLLNGRVDYVVFLSANGVKSLFSNARKFSSISILAKSLKKSLIVAVGEKTATYLKQFDVAVDVIPVKPNANGIIDEFLSKDISGKMIYVVRTASATNLFRKDLEKMCAIVHEYHVYETVMPKIIPLQYVAEQFLEQKIWAIIFTSPYTVENFLVLMCSLFDKWELISKLNRIVIAAIGSTTEKELKRNGIMVNVIPSKPIFRGLVSSLVEYSYCKKLIRSD
- the cobA gene encoding uroporphyrinogen-III C-methyltransferase — protein: MGKVYLVGAGPGDSGLLTVKGLGILKKADVVLYDRLVSDEVIRLVPKNTIKIRVGKEEGHVGKIQSRINDIMLEKVKSGKVVVRLKGGDPFVFGRGGEEVQYLRKHGIVFEVVPGVTSVFAVPAYAGIPITHRNFASSIGVVTGTSGRGKSNVDLRKISPVVDTLVILMGVSNLAEIIRQISSKKNPKTDVAVIEWGTTRRQRVVFGTLDDIVERVSKVKVNAPAVIVVGKVVSLGKELTWFK